In the genome of Afifella aestuarii, one region contains:
- a CDS encoding 50S ribosomal protein L23, with the protein MTSLKHYDTILSPVITEKSTFASENNQVVFKVKKDATKPEIRAAVEELFKVKVTAVNTLLRKGKTKRFRGIKGRQGDFKKAIVTLQEGHSIDVTTGL; encoded by the coding sequence ATGACCAGCCTCAAACACTACGACACAATCCTGTCGCCGGTGATCACGGAAAAGTCGACCTTTGCGTCTGAGAACAATCAGGTCGTCTTCAAGGTGAAGAAGGATGCCACGAAGCCGGAAATCCGCGCTGCCGTGGAAGAGCTCTTCAAGGTCAAAGTGACGGCGGTGAACACGCTCCTGCGCAAGGGTAAAACCAAGCGCTTCCGCGGCATCAAAGGCCGGCAGGGCGATTTCAAAAAAGCGATCGTGACCCTTCAGGAAGGGCACTCGATCGACGTGACGACGGGTCTTTAA
- the rplD gene encoding 50S ribosomal protein L4: protein MELQVTTLAGESAGQVSVSDEVFGLEPRQDLLQRMIRYQLLKRQAGTHKAKDRGEVSMTTAKMYRQKGTGRARHGSKKPGVFRGGGKSHGPVARSHAIELPKKVRALALKHALSVRAKTETLIIIDDAKAGEAKTKGLAAQFAGLGLNSVLIVDGAQLDDNFAKAARNLRNVDVLPVQGINVYDILRREKLVLTKSAIEALEERFK, encoded by the coding sequence ATGGAACTTCAAGTCACCACGCTCGCCGGTGAATCTGCCGGGCAGGTGTCGGTATCGGACGAGGTCTTCGGCCTCGAGCCGCGGCAGGATCTCCTGCAGCGCATGATCCGCTACCAGCTCCTGAAGCGTCAGGCGGGAACGCATAAGGCGAAGGATCGGGGCGAAGTCTCGATGACGACCGCCAAGATGTATCGTCAGAAGGGCACCGGTCGCGCCCGTCACGGTTCGAAGAAGCCTGGCGTGTTTCGCGGCGGCGGCAAGTCGCACGGTCCGGTTGCTCGTAGCCACGCGATCGAGCTGCCGAAGAAGGTTCGCGCTCTTGCTCTGAAGCACGCGCTTTCTGTGCGGGCGAAGACTGAGACGCTGATCATCATCGATGATGCCAAGGCGGGCGAAGCGAAGACCAAGGGTCTTGCCGCTCAGTTCGCCGGGCTCGGGCTCAACAGCGTCCTCATTGTGGACGGTGCGCAGCTCGACGACAACTTCGCCAAGGCGGCGCGCAATCTGCGCAATGTCGATGTGCTGCCTGTGCAGGGCATCAACGTCTACGACATTCTGCGTCGCGAGAAGCTGGTTTTGACGAAGTCGGCGATCGAGGCGCTGGAGGAGCGGTTCAAATGA